A window of the Hordeum vulgare subsp. vulgare chromosome 5H, MorexV3_pseudomolecules_assembly, whole genome shotgun sequence genome harbors these coding sequences:
- the LOC123395764 gene encoding pumilio homolog 9-like yields MAAELRLAPALAEEERRLCEEEELLFEDIATEVGRLGLRESEVEAQGRRQGDAAAAGGILPLPVVLERPRQQRPPLAVTRLMSLVAQEVGPVPPPPPPPPGMPGGRRVLDEWYFPGDHLSRGRAPVPQNFRAAGSVPPRAAWLGDAYARSRAFPGSAASTVEDIVLFLAKNEQVVLGTLFWGTPEEADTVAEVIVQHAVPLIESSHGTRLLVVILNRCNHMLQEAIVARITRDHKKFFKICAARSSEVVSMINSCLSERSLELLRDAIIPWVTPLMMARLVTDSSRLMVVHALVQRVPHPYFAEFIFAAVATNCLALAIHPHGVSLLQSCLEHVEWTEKDNILSKVSCCSTDLAQNRFGNYIVQYVLKQRNPSYLAIIASRFRSNYVRLSKQRYSSNVVETCLEVFNDRDRSDIVHELICYRRFRDLVSDEFANYVISRALTTCKVPLRDRLATAILSLQNVNRRHPHCLKMFNTLSELGYRY; encoded by the exons ATGGCTGCTGAGCTGCGGCTGGCGCCGGCGTTGGCGGAGGAGGAGAGGCGCCTGTGCGAGGAGGAGGAGCTGCTGTTCGAAGACATCGCGACTGAGGTGGGGAGGCTCGGCCTCCGCGAGTCCGAGGTTGAGGCCCAGGGGCGCCGCCAGGGCGACGCGGCCGCGGCAGGCGGCATCCTCCCTCTTCCGGTCGTTCTTGAGCGACCTAGGCAGCAGAGGCCGCCCTTAGCCGTGACGAGGCTTATGTCGCTCGTGGCGCAGGAGGTTGGCCcggtgccgccgccgccgccgccgccgccggggatGCCCGGCGGTCGTAGGGTGCTCGACGAATGGTACTTTCCGGGCGATCATCTCAGCCGCGGTCGCGCCCCTGTCCCCCAGAACTTCCGCGCCGCGGGATCCGTGCCCCCGCGCGCCGCCTGGCTTGGCGACGCGTACGCCCGCTCCAGGGCGTTTCCTGGGAGCGCCGCCAGCACGGTCGAGGATATCGTCCTGTTTCTCGCCAAGAACGAGCAAGTGGTGCTCGGCACGCTGTTCTGGGGAACCCCCGAGGAAGCGGACACCGTGGCAGAGGTGATAGTCCAGCACGCCGTCCCTCTCATCGAGAGCAGCCACGGGACGCGCCTGCTCGTTGTCATCCTCAACCGCTGCAACCATATGCTCCAGGAAGCGATCGTCGCTAGAATCACGCGAGACCACAAGAAGTTTTTCAAGATTTGTGCTGCAAG GTCAAGTGAGGTGGTGAGCATGATCAACTCCTGCCTATCCGAGAGATCATTGGAGCTTCTGAGAGATGCAATCATACCATGGGTGACTCCGCTGATGATGGCTCGCCTTGTGACGGATTCAAGTAGACTCATGGTGGTGCATGCCTTGGTGCAGCGTGTTCCTCATCCATACTTTGCTGAG TTTATTTTTGCTGCTGTTGCCACGAACTGCTTAGCACTTGCTATTCATCCGCATGGAGTGTCACTCCTGCAAAGTTGTCTGGAGCATGTCGAATGGACAGAAAAGGATAATATTTTGTCAAAAGTCTCTTGCTGCAGCACCGATCTTGCTCAAAATCGTTTTGG AAACTACATTGTTCAGTATGTCCTGAAACAAAGAAACCCATCGTACTTGGCAATTATTGCATCCCGCTTCAGATCTAATTATGTGAGACTCTCAAAACAAAGATATAGCAGCAATGTGGTGGAAACGTGCCTAGAAGTGTTTAATGACAGAGATCGATCTGACATTGTTCATGAATTGATTTGTTATCGTCGCTTCAGAGATTTAGTGTCAGATGAgtttgctaattatgtcatctctaGAGCCCTTACAACCTGCAAG GTTCCCCTTCGGGATCGATTGGCCACTGCTATCCTTTCCCTTCAAAATGTCAATCGCCGTCACCCTCATTGCCTGAAGATGTTCAACACACTTTCTGAGCTTGGCTACAGATATTGA